From a region of the Leptospira kmetyi serovar Malaysia str. Bejo-Iso9 genome:
- the lmtA gene encoding lipid A Kdo2 1-phosphate O-methyltransferase: MALIEEFESQGNFLFRWRSYIPGIILILCIGLLPFYQFPGNSYTYHLYYQSICLAISLLGLFVRCFVIGYAPARTSGRNTKEQVADLVNQEGIYSLIRHPLYLGNFLMYLGAVLFLKNFLIASVFILFFWVYYERIMFAEEQFLRKKFGEAYLSWANTIPAFIPKFSGYKKPALGFSIRNIIKREYPSLFGILVIFSVFDLVAVYFNEPVSNLLEAIRLPQIILFGGGLVFYLIVRIIVKTTKLLHVEGR, from the coding sequence ATGGCTTTGATCGAAGAATTTGAATCTCAGGGGAATTTTTTATTTCGTTGGAGATCTTATATCCCCGGAATCATTTTGATTCTCTGCATCGGACTTTTGCCCTTCTATCAATTTCCAGGCAATTCTTATACCTATCATCTTTACTATCAATCGATCTGTTTAGCGATCAGTCTTTTGGGTCTTTTCGTGCGTTGTTTCGTGATCGGTTACGCTCCGGCGAGAACCTCGGGAAGAAACACGAAAGAACAAGTCGCGGACTTGGTGAACCAAGAGGGAATTTATTCTTTAATCCGACATCCTTTGTATTTGGGAAATTTTTTGATGTATCTCGGAGCGGTTCTTTTTCTTAAGAATTTTTTGATCGCTTCCGTTTTCATTCTTTTCTTCTGGGTATATTACGAAAGAATTATGTTTGCGGAAGAACAATTCTTACGTAAAAAATTCGGAGAAGCGTATCTTTCCTGGGCGAACACGATTCCCGCTTTTATTCCTAAGTTCAGCGGTTACAAAAAACCCGCTCTCGGATTTTCCATTCGCAATATTATCAAAAGAGAATATCCGAGTCTTTTCGGAATCTTAGTGATCTTCAGCGTTTTCGATTTAGTCGCGGTTTATTTTAACGAGCCGGTGAGCAATCTTTTAGAAGCGATTCGACTTCCGCAGATCATTTTGTTCGGAGGCGGTTTGGTTTTTTATCTCATCGTAAGAATCATCGTCAAAACCACAAAACTTTTACATGTAGAGGGTCGTTAA
- a CDS encoding chemotaxis protein CheX gives MQIRAELVNPFLEAATIVFRDVLKTDLIRGKIGIKDSPETNLELSIVIGVIGTFNGEVVYGLNYDAAYKIAGVLMPGMSDQDIKNEYKDILGEIANMTTGNAMNIFATSGQSIEITAPNIIDSKNETLKIPKKPSLGISLFSKFGKLDVNVSLT, from the coding sequence ATGCAAATCCGGGCTGAACTGGTAAACCCCTTTCTCGAAGCCGCAACGATCGTTTTTAGAGACGTTTTGAAAACGGATTTAATCCGTGGGAAGATCGGAATCAAGGATAGCCCAGAAACCAATCTCGAACTTTCCATCGTGATCGGCGTAATCGGAACCTTCAACGGAGAAGTCGTCTACGGATTGAATTACGACGCGGCTTACAAGATCGCCGGGGTTCTGATGCCGGGAATGAGCGATCAGGATATCAAAAACGAATACAAGGATATTCTGGGTGAAATCGCGAACATGACCACGGGGAACGCGATGAACATCTTCGCGACTTCGGGACAATCGATCGAAATTACGGCTCCGAACATCATCGATTCCAAAAACGAAACATTAAAGATTCCTAAAAAACCTTCTTTGGGAATCAGTCTGTTTTCCAAGTTCGGAAAATTAGACGTAAACGTATCTCTTACTTGA
- a CDS encoding LIC_11485 family protein, protein MDLNIKDKLQSGFSSIDSLSRNLPPQVQKTLLYTGISLAVLGVSLAVLIGIQRGKEGAAFDDQAKELDRKALFLEDIERNYNRKRRSIRYSDPDLSITGESSGLEIDRYEREKPKSGLLPESDRPEGKDPLRDGRREGVGTPKLPTESDALPTEDRRRTPDSNRNQEDPGTISPDRGNSNPSNQDRPSLIRPPKNNSNSGTLEPR, encoded by the coding sequence ATGGATCTCAATATAAAAGATAAGCTTCAATCCGGATTTTCGTCGATAGACAGTCTGTCCCGAAATCTTCCTCCTCAAGTTCAAAAAACTCTTTTGTATACGGGGATTTCACTCGCGGTCTTGGGAGTTTCGCTTGCGGTTTTGATCGGAATCCAAAGAGGAAAAGAAGGCGCGGCCTTCGACGATCAGGCCAAAGAATTGGATCGCAAGGCCTTGTTCTTAGAGGATATAGAAAGAAATTATAATCGAAAACGAAGATCCATTCGTTACAGCGATCCCGATCTTTCCATCACGGGAGAATCTTCCGGTTTGGAAATCGATCGTTACGAACGCGAAAAACCGAAAAGCGGACTTCTACCCGAATCCGATCGTCCCGAAGGAAAGGATCCCTTACGAGATGGACGCAGAGAAGGAGTGGGAACTCCGAAACTTCCTACCGAGTCGGACGCACTTCCGACGGAAGATCGGAGAAGAACTCCGGATTCCAATCGAAACCAGGAAGACCCGGGAACGATTTCTCCCGATCGAGGAAATTCAAATCCGTCCAACCAAGATCGTCCGAGTCTGATTCGACCTCCGAAAAACAATTCCAATTCGGGAACTCTCGAACCTCGATGA
- a CDS encoding ABC transporter permease, protein MKLTESIRNFFFNLRTVCRKEISVYFNSPVGTIFASFFLFLTSFLFFFGLGEGSFWDFKSASMEEYFLYVPVLYVIFIPALSMRLWSEEERSGTLEILFSLPFSDLELILGKFFAAWSFLGFVLSFTFLIPGTILYLGDLDFGTVAVGYFGIFLLGGANLALGSFVSSLTKDQIVSYLLGVIFCLLFFLSGFRPVLQFLGAGLGNAFAFFSLSKHFEPFRLGILDGREVFFYLSFILFVVYSNVLILRSKR, encoded by the coding sequence ATGAAACTTACCGAATCGATCCGAAACTTTTTTTTCAATCTCCGAACGGTGTGTCGGAAAGAAATTTCCGTTTACTTCAATTCTCCTGTGGGAACGATCTTCGCTTCCTTCTTTTTATTCTTAACCTCGTTTTTATTCTTTTTCGGTTTGGGAGAAGGTTCTTTTTGGGATTTTAAATCCGCGAGTATGGAAGAATACTTTTTATACGTTCCGGTTTTATACGTGATTTTTATTCCCGCTCTTTCCATGCGTCTTTGGTCCGAAGAGGAACGTTCGGGCACCTTGGAAATTCTTTTCTCACTTCCGTTCAGCGACTTGGAATTGATTCTTGGAAAATTTTTTGCGGCTTGGAGCTTTTTGGGATTCGTTCTTTCGTTTACGTTTTTGATTCCGGGAACGATTCTTTATCTCGGCGATTTGGATTTTGGAACCGTAGCCGTCGGTTATTTCGGAATTTTTCTTTTGGGCGGTGCCAATCTTGCGCTCGGAAGTTTTGTTTCTTCTTTGACCAAGGATCAAATCGTTTCGTATCTGCTCGGTGTGATTTTTTGTCTTTTGTTTTTTCTTTCCGGTTTCAGGCCGGTTCTTCAGTTTTTAGGCGCCGGTCTCGGAAACGCTTTCGCCTTTTTTTCCCTATCCAAACATTTCGAACCGTTTCGTCTGGGAATTCTGGACGGAAGAGAGGTTTTCTTCTATCTGAGTTTCATTCTATTTGTCGTATATTCCAATGTTCTTATATTGAGGTCGAAACGATGA
- the ccoN gene encoding cytochrome-c oxidase, cbb3-type subunit I has product MSQTNAKYNDSIVKGFIISAMVWGVASMLVGVLAAFQMVFPELNFTQYFTFGRIRPLHTNAAIFGFALSIIFATAYHLIQRLCRVRIWSDSLAKIHFVLYNLTIVLAAITLPLGLNQSKEYAELEWPLDLLIVVWFVIFIVNFFATIFTREEKQLYAAIWFYIASFVTVPILFIVNNLSVPVGLGKSYSVFSGVYDANIQWWYGHNAVAFVLTTPFLGLMYYYFPKHIKQPIYSHRLSIIHFWSLIFIYIWAGPHHLLNTPLPEWLQTTGMAFSIMLWMPSWGGMLNGFLTLTQAKEKIKTDALLKMMLVGITFYGMSTFEGPLLSIRSISALGHNTDWIVGHVHSGTLGWVGMMSFAAIYYLVPRLWNANLYSERLANLHFWLATLGILLYIVSMWVSGITEGSMWRAIDSKGFLQYPNWVQITEVLKPFRFARGVAGAIYLSGVFVMIYNVVKTIQSSGSGFQETDLRVKEQGGNV; this is encoded by the coding sequence ATGAGCCAAACGAACGCCAAATACAACGATTCCATCGTAAAAGGGTTCATCATATCGGCTATGGTTTGGGGAGTCGCTTCCATGTTAGTGGGAGTTCTCGCCGCTTTTCAAATGGTTTTTCCGGAGTTGAACTTCACACAGTATTTCACCTTCGGTAGAATCAGACCCTTACACACCAACGCGGCGATCTTCGGTTTCGCGTTGAGTATTATATTCGCGACAGCCTATCATCTTATCCAAAGACTTTGCCGGGTAAGAATCTGGAGCGATTCCTTAGCAAAGATCCACTTTGTTCTCTACAATTTAACGATCGTTCTCGCGGCGATTACGCTTCCTCTCGGACTCAATCAATCCAAGGAATACGCGGAGTTGGAATGGCCTCTCGATCTTTTGATCGTGGTTTGGTTCGTGATCTTCATCGTGAACTTCTTTGCAACCATCTTTACGAGAGAGGAAAAACAACTCTACGCGGCGATCTGGTTTTACATAGCGTCCTTTGTCACCGTTCCGATTCTTTTTATCGTGAACAACCTATCGGTTCCGGTCGGACTCGGTAAATCCTATTCTGTTTTTTCGGGAGTTTACGACGCGAACATCCAGTGGTGGTACGGTCACAACGCGGTCGCCTTCGTATTGACGACTCCGTTCCTCGGTCTGATGTATTACTACTTTCCGAAACATATCAAACAACCCATCTACAGTCATAGATTGTCGATCATTCACTTCTGGTCCTTGATCTTCATTTATATCTGGGCGGGTCCTCACCATTTGCTCAACACTCCTCTTCCCGAGTGGCTTCAAACCACGGGGATGGCTTTTTCCATCATGTTGTGGATGCCTTCTTGGGGAGGAATGCTCAATGGGTTCCTAACGTTGACTCAAGCGAAGGAGAAGATCAAAACCGACGCGCTTCTCAAGATGATGCTCGTGGGAATCACGTTCTACGGTATGTCAACCTTCGAAGGTCCTCTTCTTTCCATTCGTTCCATCAGCGCCCTCGGTCACAACACGGACTGGATCGTAGGTCACGTTCATTCGGGAACCTTAGGTTGGGTGGGAATGATGTCCTTCGCAGCGATCTACTATCTCGTTCCTAGACTTTGGAACGCGAATCTCTATTCCGAAAGATTGGCGAATCTTCACTTCTGGCTCGCGACTCTGGGAATTCTTCTTTATATCGTTTCGATGTGGGTTTCGGGAATCACCGAAGGTTCCATGTGGAGAGCGATCGACTCCAAAGGATTTCTTCAATATCCGAACTGGGTTCAGATCACCGAAGTTCTGAAACCTTTCCGTTTTGCAAGAGGGGTTGCGGGTGCGATTTATCTGAGCGGAGTTTTCGTGATGATCTATAACGTCGTGAAGACGATCCAATCCTCCGGTTCCGGATTTCAAGAAACGGATTTAAGAGTGAAAGAACAAGGAGGAAACGTATGA
- a CDS encoding LIC_11490 family protein has translation MMLFIAIALILVGLLCFIYVSLNPNPSSGGDRFGFKSGSRSPRNAGSENEHLISRPNPRKGAEILASSKRAPSLDQIEKQKHLENLFVEGRRIPKQNRSAEPSSSYNAAPEYEEVSSIEEEFSETELSSHSSHSGIEVLEESPKFSFAAEQKRPEEEVREIRFEIEGILYLDQGRELPYEKLANKKEELSPDKLKSLKRVGPGRLNESRDSLCFEALNSSYKYSFSEIEKILFFDEGIVLIPSKANYPVPVFFTRETNHLKSYLENSSQTFSK, from the coding sequence ATGATGCTCTTTATCGCAATCGCACTGATTCTCGTGGGACTTCTTTGTTTTATCTATGTCTCTCTGAACCCGAATCCTTCTTCGGGCGGGGACCGGTTTGGATTTAAGTCCGGTTCCCGAAGTCCTCGAAACGCGGGCTCGGAAAACGAGCATCTGATTTCGAGACCCAACCCTCGAAAAGGCGCCGAAATTTTAGCTTCTTCCAAGCGCGCGCCGAGCCTGGACCAGATCGAAAAACAGAAACATCTGGAAAATCTGTTCGTGGAAGGAAGAAGAATCCCGAAACAAAATCGATCCGCTGAACCGAGTTCGTCTTATAACGCCGCGCCCGAATACGAAGAAGTTTCTTCCATCGAGGAAGAATTTTCGGAGACGGAACTTTCCTCTCATTCTTCCCATTCCGGAATAGAAGTTTTGGAAGAATCTCCTAAATTCTCCTTTGCCGCAGAACAAAAACGTCCGGAAGAAGAAGTGAGAGAGATTCGGTTTGAAATCGAAGGAATTCTTTATTTGGATCAAGGCCGGGAACTTCCATACGAAAAGCTCGCGAACAAAAAAGAAGAATTGAGTCCGGACAAACTGAAGAGTTTAAAACGAGTGGGTCCGGGCCGCTTGAACGAAAGTCGGGATTCTCTTTGTTTCGAAGCGTTGAACAGCAGTTATAAATATTCTTTTTCGGAAATCGAAAAGATTCTTTTTTTCGATGAAGGGATCGTTTTGATTCCTTCCAAGGCCAATTATCCGGTTCCCGTTTTTTTTACGAGAGAAACGAATCACCTCAAATCGTATTTGGAAAATTCTTCCCAGACGTTTTCGAAGTAA
- a CDS encoding GldG family protein: protein MISHIRTFLIRYNKNRWFMFSQALVLFLLCNGIVSKFNCKKDLSESGRFEISESTKKVFQNLHSPLYIDAYYSSQIPSEYKVRLDLTKELLSEMASVGGSNIILRFHDPDLSAQEQKKASEAGIQPQILERTERGSSQIKQVFLGITLTLGTQKETLPVAFYAEEIEYQILTTLRKMIRKPSDAEVAILSVPGSLSTTSSGPEIGKDTIGIFTNQILKEEYGILPEIKLEEETIPEGIRTLLWIGGGSLSEIASYQLDQFLMRGGNLILLYKSMDFRLESPNREEGIGMDAVGAGIAKPASGAEEQNRLFEYYGFRINTNLTFDLNHSLSIGSLMEVEPGVIGRYPYPPWIVAAHSEKMLSDTNPFTKSMRGLLLPWVSSVDLFPEKQPKVRMEPILFSTEEAEIRSAIVALGEKQIFSTPFQSNHQRIVLGAVLEGRFKSAFQSAPNLPKTFQKTNVFLNETSEEKTSRILAIGSPYLVSDLLVYPETREMYQESNIPFLLNAIDIANGDSDLIQIRSKKSAILKLKPFTQTEKITFSFLNLFGIPLLLGLYIFLRIRNRNSRQNKTARETQ, encoded by the coding sequence ATGATTTCGCATATAAGAACGTTTTTGATCCGATACAACAAAAACCGTTGGTTTATGTTTTCGCAGGCTCTTGTTCTATTCCTTCTTTGCAACGGAATCGTTTCAAAATTCAACTGCAAAAAGGATTTATCCGAATCGGGTCGGTTCGAAATCTCGGAAAGCACAAAAAAAGTTTTTCAAAACCTACATTCTCCCCTGTACATAGACGCCTATTATTCCTCTCAAATCCCGAGCGAATACAAGGTTCGCCTGGATCTTACCAAAGAATTGTTAAGCGAAATGGCTTCCGTGGGAGGTTCGAACATAATATTACGTTTTCATGATCCAGATCTTTCGGCTCAGGAACAAAAAAAAGCGAGTGAAGCAGGAATTCAACCGCAGATTTTGGAAAGAACGGAACGAGGTTCTTCCCAGATCAAACAGGTCTTTCTCGGAATCACCTTAACCTTGGGGACCCAAAAGGAAACGCTCCCCGTTGCGTTTTACGCGGAAGAAATCGAATATCAAATTCTGACCACACTTCGAAAGATGATTCGCAAACCGAGCGATGCCGAGGTTGCGATTCTTTCCGTTCCCGGAAGTTTATCTACGACGTCATCGGGACCGGAGATCGGAAAGGATACGATCGGAATTTTTACGAATCAGATTCTAAAAGAAGAATACGGAATTCTTCCCGAGATAAAACTCGAAGAGGAAACGATTCCGGAAGGAATTCGGACGTTACTCTGGATCGGAGGCGGATCACTTTCCGAAATCGCATCGTATCAACTCGATCAGTTTTTGATGAGAGGCGGAAACCTAATTCTTCTTTATAAATCCATGGACTTTCGCTTGGAATCCCCCAATCGGGAAGAAGGAATCGGAATGGACGCGGTCGGCGCGGGAATCGCAAAACCGGCCTCGGGTGCGGAGGAACAAAATAGACTTTTCGAATATTACGGTTTTAGAATCAACACAAACCTGACATTCGATCTAAACCATTCCCTTTCGATCGGCTCCTTGATGGAAGTGGAACCCGGAGTAATCGGAAGATATCCGTATCCTCCCTGGATCGTGGCCGCTCATTCCGAAAAAATGTTAAGCGACACGAATCCGTTTACGAAATCCATGAGAGGCCTGCTTCTTCCTTGGGTTTCAAGCGTCGATCTATTTCCCGAAAAACAACCCAAGGTGAGAATGGAACCGATTTTATTTTCCACAGAAGAAGCGGAGATTCGCTCCGCCATCGTAGCTCTGGGAGAAAAACAAATCTTTTCGACTCCGTTTCAGTCGAACCATCAAAGAATCGTTTTAGGCGCGGTTCTGGAAGGAAGATTCAAGAGCGCGTTCCAATCGGCGCCGAACCTTCCGAAAACATTCCAAAAAACGAATGTATTTTTAAACGAAACTTCGGAGGAAAAAACCTCGAGAATTCTCGCGATCGGATCGCCCTATCTCGTTTCCGATCTTTTGGTTTACCCGGAAACGAGGGAAATGTATCAAGAATCGAACATTCCGTTTTTATTAAACGCGATCGACATCGCCAACGGAGATTCGGATCTGATCCAAATTCGGAGCAAAAAATCGGCGATTTTAAAACTAAAACCGTTCACACAAACCGAAAAAATCACATTCAGTTTTCTGAATCTATTCGGAATTCCTCTCCTGCTCGGGTTGTATATCTTTTTGAGAATCCGCAACCGCAATTCTCGGCAAAATAAAACGGCAAGAGAAACACAGTGA
- the ccoG gene encoding cytochrome c oxidase accessory protein CcoG encodes MVISRHISGKIRSARYLVEAVLVPFYLFLPWLRWGEHPLIRLDIPGRKFYLLGNIFTPQEGFYLHLFLIGMGLSLFFFTTLIGRVWCGWACPQTVFTDLFDLIGRTVLGSKYGKKDAPLWGKIAVHKLWILISVIGSLAWVSYFADPYEMISDIRSASFFTSPPVWIYFTIFFTMTLYLDMAFVREQFCKYACPYARFQTVMMDGDSVNVTYDYRRGEPRRKAGTQVGDCTSCNLCLVVCPTGIDIREGVNVGCIACGKCVDACTKTMGKEGKKTLIGYMSENQAKQTGVKVRWLRPRSVIYGFLLFCVLATSTILLYNRVPMYANILPDRIIQPMEVPGGLIRNFYNAQLLNLTFENRSLHVTVEKSTLHSPVHILLGGTETPSFSVDANNTGEFRIILETSLATEDRTKTSHQITLKMTDSKNPNYTIMKTIPFRIPITDSN; translated from the coding sequence GTGGTCATCTCCAGACATATTTCAGGTAAGATTCGTTCCGCAAGATATCTTGTAGAAGCGGTCTTAGTTCCATTTTATCTTTTTCTTCCCTGGTTGCGTTGGGGAGAACATCCTTTGATCCGGCTCGACATACCCGGAAGAAAATTTTATCTGCTCGGAAACATCTTCACACCTCAGGAAGGTTTTTATCTACATCTCTTTTTAATCGGAATGGGCCTGTCCCTATTCTTCTTTACAACATTGATCGGAAGGGTTTGGTGCGGCTGGGCCTGTCCTCAAACCGTGTTCACAGATCTGTTCGATCTGATCGGAAGAACCGTTCTCGGTTCCAAATACGGAAAAAAAGACGCTCCTCTTTGGGGCAAGATCGCGGTTCATAAACTTTGGATTTTGATCAGCGTGATCGGTTCGCTCGCATGGGTTTCGTATTTTGCGGATCCATACGAAATGATAAGCGACATTCGTTCCGCTTCCTTCTTTACTTCCCCGCCGGTTTGGATCTACTTTACGATCTTTTTTACGATGACCTTATATCTGGATATGGCTTTTGTCCGGGAACAATTCTGCAAATACGCATGTCCTTACGCGAGATTTCAAACCGTGATGATGGACGGAGATTCCGTCAACGTCACTTACGACTACCGGCGCGGAGAACCCAGAAGAAAAGCGGGAACACAAGTCGGGGACTGCACGTCGTGTAATCTATGTTTGGTGGTCTGTCCCACCGGAATCGACATTCGAGAAGGTGTAAACGTGGGCTGTATCGCCTGTGGAAAGTGCGTGGACGCTTGCACAAAAACGATGGGGAAAGAAGGTAAAAAAACCTTGATCGGATATATGTCCGAGAACCAAGCCAAACAAACGGGAGTAAAAGTACGTTGGCTTCGTCCCAGAAGCGTGATCTACGGCTTTCTGCTTTTCTGCGTGCTTGCGACTTCTACGATTCTTCTTTACAACCGGGTTCCGATGTATGCGAACATTCTTCCCGATCGGATCATACAACCGATGGAAGTTCCGGGCGGATTGATTCGAAATTTTTACAACGCTCAACTTCTGAATCTGACCTTTGAAAACCGATCCTTGCATGTTACGGTTGAAAAAAGCACACTACATTCTCCGGTTCATATTCTTTTGGGCGGAACGGAAACTCCTTCGTTCTCCGTGGACGCGAACAATACGGGAGAATTTAGAATCATCCTCGAGACGAGCCTTGCAACGGAGGATCGCACAAAAACTTCGCATCAGATTACGTTGAAAATGACGGATTCCAAAAATCCGAACTACACGATTATGAAAACGATACCGTTTCGGATTCCTATCACGGATTCGAACTAA
- a CDS encoding cbb3-type cytochrome c oxidase N-terminal domain-containing protein, translating to MTHDSNKDFDGIRQEDNPLPAWWKWIFVICIVVAVAYSVYFHKFSNWPQDVAYELEVKEHEAKFPKEVAVTSNDGSNPFRGNTNAIAEGEKTFKTVCAACHGPTGQGLVGPSLMDGEWIHGSTDLQVYENIMKGIAVDKTKLGRGPMPPHENSLGSEKVYQVMAWLASQNASLKASR from the coding sequence ATGACTCATGATTCAAATAAGGATTTCGACGGAATCAGACAAGAGGATAATCCTCTACCGGCTTGGTGGAAATGGATCTTCGTGATCTGTATCGTCGTCGCGGTCGCCTATTCCGTTTATTTCCATAAATTTTCGAACTGGCCGCAGGACGTCGCTTACGAATTGGAAGTAAAGGAACACGAAGCCAAGTTTCCGAAAGAAGTCGCGGTGACTTCGAACGACGGAAGCAATCCGTTTCGCGGAAACACGAACGCGATCGCGGAAGGCGAAAAAACCTTCAAGACCGTCTGCGCGGCGTGTCACGGACCGACCGGACAAGGTTTGGTCGGACCGAGTTTGATGGACGGAGAATGGATTCACGGCTCCACCGATTTACAAGTTTATGAAAACATAATGAAGGGAATCGCCGTGGACAAAACCAAACTGGGAAGAGGACCGATGCCTCCGCATGAGAATTCTCTCGGTTCGGAAAAAGTGTATCAAGTGATGGCTTGGCTTGCTTCTCAAAACGCAAGTCTCAAGGCGTCTCGTTAA
- a CDS encoding cbb3-type cytochrome c oxidase subunit II, giving the protein MKLFDILLTWFSGFTEKWEKQGVKFTVYTTIAVLIGGIFELIPPFFISRTAVPIQGVTPFSPLELAGRDIYQKEGCNNCHTQMIRPFKWEVDRFDPSKSFGRDGYSKAGEFVYDHPFLWGSKRTGPDLAHESQIQPSYAWHKTHLINPRDTSPGSVMPAYPWLFEEGSKLNAEEIVNHMKGLSKVGVPYTDADYLSVPKELEGKTEGDALIAYLLKLGKDTAALSKSIQ; this is encoded by the coding sequence ATGAAATTATTCGACATTCTTCTCACTTGGTTTTCGGGTTTCACCGAAAAATGGGAAAAACAAGGAGTTAAGTTCACCGTTTATACGACGATCGCGGTTTTGATCGGCGGTATCTTCGAACTCATTCCTCCGTTTTTTATCTCGAGAACGGCGGTTCCGATTCAAGGTGTTACCCCGTTCTCCCCTTTGGAACTCGCAGGAAGAGACATCTATCAAAAAGAAGGCTGTAACAACTGTCACACTCAGATGATTCGTCCGTTCAAATGGGAAGTGGATCGTTTCGATCCTTCCAAATCTTTCGGAAGAGACGGTTATTCCAAAGCGGGAGAATTCGTTTACGATCATCCGTTTCTCTGGGGTTCGAAAAGAACCGGTCCGGATCTCGCTCACGAATCTCAGATTCAACCTTCGTATGCTTGGCATAAAACGCACTTGATCAATCCGAGAGACACTTCTCCCGGTTCGGTTATGCCCGCCTATCCGTGGTTATTCGAAGAAGGTTCCAAGTTAAACGCGGAAGAGATCGTAAATCATATGAAAGGTCTTTCCAAAGTCGGAGTTCCTTATACGGACGCGGATTATCTTTCCGTTCCTAAGGAATTGGAAGGTAAAACGGAAGGAGACGCTCTCATCGCGTATCTTCTCAAACTCGGAAAGGACACGGCGGCTCTTTCCAAATCCATTCAGTGA
- a CDS encoding DUF4340 domain-containing protein, with product MKAVVKFYDFLRKLFREETALFLILCNLFLGAIYLSVSNPFGLFQKNYQNADPFFPFKTDDVERIQIGRKGHETVLQKNGATWSVQIRDTQARPDVKKIVSFLNSILRIRKFTKIASSSDSSDFGLNGEELKLEIQSSSGEIGRLDIGVGDRSSNGTFVRIPETGEVWLVEENLNQLAGRGNENFFFSSLLLPEEISIQEIHTILIQISGKKNLRLEIEQNAPGRWKPIRTEPLLCPGEDCSEIVSKILSLKAERILKKPFLEKSIPLSPQERFQIEIRFASGRDEILHWEWIGNTTEKEPIFRVDSDRILYLIDPRFLKEFGEARNLREFFRESNDPF from the coding sequence GTGAAAGCGGTTGTGAAATTTTACGATTTTTTACGGAAACTCTTTCGGGAAGAAACGGCCTTATTTTTGATTCTTTGCAATTTATTCTTAGGTGCGATTTATCTTTCCGTTTCCAATCCGTTCGGATTGTTTCAAAAAAATTATCAAAACGCGGATCCATTCTTCCCATTTAAAACGGACGACGTGGAAAGAATTCAAATCGGCAGAAAAGGACACGAAACCGTTCTCCAAAAAAACGGTGCAACATGGTCCGTTCAAATCCGGGATACACAAGCGCGGCCCGACGTAAAAAAGATCGTTTCATTTTTAAATTCCATATTAAGAATCCGTAAATTTACAAAAATCGCGTCTTCTTCCGATTCATCCGATTTCGGTTTAAACGGAGAAGAATTAAAACTCGAGATCCAAAGTTCCTCAGGAGAAATCGGCAGACTGGACATAGGAGTCGGCGATCGATCCTCGAACGGAACCTTCGTTCGTATTCCGGAAACCGGAGAAGTTTGGCTTGTAGAAGAAAATCTCAACCAGCTTGCGGGAAGAGGGAACGAAAACTTCTTCTTTTCAAGTTTGTTGTTGCCTGAAGAAATTAGTATTCAAGAAATTCATACTATTCTAATACAGATAAGCGGCAAAAAGAACCTTCGTCTTGAAATCGAACAAAACGCGCCCGGACGATGGAAACCGATCCGAACGGAACCTCTTCTTTGTCCGGGAGAGGATTGTTCCGAGATTGTTTCCAAAATTCTTTCCCTCAAAGCGGAACGAATTTTAAAAAAACCGTTTCTGGAAAAGTCGATTCCACTTTCCCCCCAAGAGCGATTTCAAATCGAAATCCGTTTCGCTTCGGGCCGAGATGAAATCTTGCATTGGGAATGGATCGGAAACACGACCGAGAAAGAACCGATTTTTCGAGTCGATTCCGATCGAATCTTATACCTGATCGATCCTCGTTTTTTAAAAGAATTCGGAGAAGCTCGAAATCTGAGGGAGTTCTTCCGCGAATCGAACGATCCTTTTTGA